The stretch of DNA AACCGACACGCTCATCTGCTTTGCGTGGAGTGAAGCCGCTTTTCGCTGAAGGAACTTCGCTAAACGAATAGTGGATCGTTTGGAGCTTTCCGCCAACACCGACGATTTCGAATGCGAACTCGACGTTGTCAGGAAAAACCTTCGCTGACTTCAAGTCCATGATACGAGTGTTCGTTACGCGAACGGATGATCCGAAGAATGTGCGCGCGTTGCCAACTAGCAGTGAATCAAAATCAACCATCGGGCCGCCGCTTGGTCCCATCGCAGCAATCGGCACGTCGAGCAAAACCTTGTCGGTAAACAATCGTTTGACCGAAGCTTTGCTTTCCGCGTCGCCGGTGGCGCGCGTGTCTAAGTTGGGGGCGATCAAAGCAAGTCGATCATCGTAGCGTCGCCATTGCACCACCCAGTCACCCGATTGCAAACCGGCATACTCGTCACCGCTACTCACGGTCAGGGCGATGAAATAACGCCGATTAGCAAAGTTCTTTGGCAGTTCGACAAGGATCTGAGAATCCTTCTCTCGCTTCCAAACGTCGAATAGACCTTTGGGATTCTGCTGGTCCGAAACCGTGATTTTCGTGTAGTCCTTGGATACCGTGTCAAACTCAGGTAGTTCGGCAAAGGCTGCGGGAGCAATGCACGATGTGAGCGCGAAAGCGATCAAAGCTTGGGTATAGAATTTCATTCCAGGCATTGGAAAAGAGGATGCAAGATGGGAAGGGGGCGAGCGGAGGCGCAGCGCGGGACGCCCAAGTTCCGTGCGGAGACTCAAGAGCGATGTCCCTTTAGTTTAGCCTTTCTGGCGAACTTGCCGACGGTAAACCCACCGCGATCGTCGCAGATTGCCAACAGGTTGTAGCGTCTGAGGGGACCGTAGGGAAAAAATGCATTGCTTTTGTGCTGGGACGCTCTCTCTCTGATTCAAGACGCTCGGGCTGCCGCCCACGGTTGTCAGGTGTCTCCCAGGCCCGGTTTTTCCCCAGGCAAGCCGATATTCGCAAACAAGCCGATTTCCCAGGCAAGCCGATTCGCGAGGCACAGGATTTCGATACACCGGCACTCCAAGGGCTCGGGAATCAAAAGCTCTGTGTTTTGTCCCGAGGCCATCGAAGTCCAAAGACCATCGAAGTGCCCACGCCCGGGGGCTGGCAATTATTGACGTTGCCAGCGAGTTCGTCAGTTCGACTTTGAATGGGCGTACACCCCGCGGAGCAGCCGACGGGCCAGCTTGCAGGACAAGAGGCGTTTGCACGAGGAGGCCGATCGCAGCAGGCACCAGGCGGATTTCTGTCCAGCCATCCCAGCCGCCATCTGTCCAGCCGCCATCTATCCAGCCGCCATCTATCCAGCCGCCATCTATCCAGCCGCCATCTATCCAGCCAGTGGGGGCTCGTGTCGCAAAGGCGACTTCAGACGAGGCTGACTTACTGCGGGTTGGCTCGGGCCCGTTGCGACATGTTCTGCGTTTCGGTCCTTCTGTTATCCCGCCTCGTTCTGCTTGGTTTTTCGGAGTCGCCAGGCGAATAACGCTCAAAGGACTCCTGATTGAGGCGAGTTCCTTTGGAAACAACGATTGGCGGAGACGTCGAATGGCGGAGACATTGATTCGCGGAGACATTGACGATGTTTGGCAGAGGCCTGACAATTGGGCCTTGGTGCTAAAGTGATGCGATCGCTAGCCATGAATGCCGCAGATGATTTTCTGTTGTTGCTTTCGTTTTCCCCTGTTCCTTCTCAAAACAACCTTTTTCATGAACCCACTTCAACAGCAAGATCCGGAAATTTGGGACGCGATCCAAGCCGAAGCCGTTCGCCAGCAGGACGGGCTTGAAATGATCGCCAGCGAAAACTACACCAGCCTGCCCATTATGCAGGCTGTTGGCAGCGTGCTGACCAACAAGTACGCCGAAGGCTATCCGGGGAAACGGTACTACGGTGGTTGCGAGCATGTCGATGTGGTCGAAACGCTCGCGATCGAACGAGCGAAGAAGCTGTTCGGTGCCGAAGCCGCCAACGTGCAACCGCACGCCGGATCCCAGGCCAACACGGCTGTCTACTTGAGCTGCCTCGAAGTGGGCGACAGCGTCCTGGGGCTCGACTTGGCTCAAGGTGGTCACCTAACCCACGGCATGAAGCTGAACATTAGCGGAAGGCTTTACAATTTCCACAGCTACGGTGTTGACCCCAAGAATCATCGCTTGGACTTCGATCAGATTGTCTCTCTGGCTCGCGAACACAAGCCTAAATTGATCGTCGCTGGTGCCAGTGCCTATCCTCGCGAAATTCCTCACGATCGTTTTGCCGAAATCGCTGAAGAAGTCGGCGCGAAGTTGATGGTCGACATGGCTCACTACGCTGGATTGGTGGCCGCGGGAATTCATAATAGTCCTGTTCCCTATGCTGACTACGTCACCACGACCACTCACAAGACTTTGCGAGGGCCTCGCAGCGGATTGATCTTGTGCAAGGAAGAGCACTTGAAGCTTGTCAATCGAAACGTTTTTCCTGGAACCCAGGGTGGGCCACTGATGCACGTGGTTGCGGGTAAGGCAATCTGTTTTGCCGAAGCGATGACGGCTGAGTACAAGGTCTACGGACAATCGGTGGTCGATAACGCCAAGACGCTTGCCGAAACGTTGATGGCGGGCGGTCTGCGTTTGGTCAGCGGCGGTACTGACAATCACCTCATGCTTGTTGATGTCACGGCCGTTGGGCTTGGTGGTAAGAAGGCCGAGGAGGTTCTCGACGCTTGCGGTATCACCGTCAACATGAACATGATCCCGTTTGACGAGCGACGTCCTGCTGATCCGTCGGGGATCCGAATCGGGACTCCTGCTTTGACAACTCGCGGAATGGGAACCGAAGAGATGAAGCGAGTGGGCAATTGGATCGTCAAGGCGTTGAGTTCGCCTGATGATGGGGCGCTTCACGAAACCATCCGCGAAGAGATTCGTGTGATGTGTGATGCTTTCCCAGTGCCTGCCGGACGAGTCGCTACGGCTCAGCCGGTGGCCTAACTACAATGGGTTTTTGATTTTAACCGGCTAATTTCACATGGCGTGGTGCCAATCACCACGCCAATGTTGCCGTCACTGTCCCGCCGTCCAATTGAACCAACACGATGCACCGTATTCTGATCGCTGACGACAATGAAGCCAACCGAGAACTTCTCGAGGCTTACTTATCGAATGTTGACTGCGAAACTGAAATTTCTGTCGACGGAGTCGATACGCTCGAAAAGGTTGCCAAGTTCAAGCCCGACTTGGTGCTGCTGGACGTGATGATGCCAAAGTTAAGTGGCTTTGAAGTCTGCAAGCAGCTTAAGGACGATCCCGCGACTAAACGCGTGATGGTGTTGATGGTGACAGCCCTTAGTGAGCTCGGCGACATCGAACGAGCTGTTCAGGCTGGCACCGATGACTTCCTTAGCAAGCCGGTCAACAAGATCGAGTTGCTCAAACGCGTCGACAACATGCTTAAGCTAAAAGGGACCGAAGATGAGCTGGAGCGATTGCGTCGTTACATCGAAGAGATGGAAAAGCCGAACTAGGGTTCGCGTTCTCTCGATTGCAATTTGCAGTCTGCTTTAGGCTTCGCTTTGCGACGTCAGGTTGGTGGATTCTGAATCATCGCTATCGTTCGATGTTTTCTTAGCAGCCTCTTCACTAACGTCGAGCACCGTTTTGACCACGTCGACGAGTTGGTCCAAGCGGAATGGTTTGAAAAGAACGCATTTGGGATGCAAGCCGTTTTGGCGAGCCTTCACGATCGAATGTCCTGGATCGTAGCCAAACCCGGTCATCAAGATCATCGGAACATGATCCATCAATTCGCCCAAACGCAGCATCAATTGATAGCCGCTGAAGTCGGGCAGGCGAATGTCGGCGATGATGGCGTCGTAGTTCACCACGCCTGAACTGCCGCGAACCATCAATACGGCCTCTTCACCTCTGTGCGCGGTTTCTACGATGCATCCGTATCGTTCAAGCAAGCGGTGGGCGTCTTCACGCACTTGATCATCGGCATCCACCACTAGAATGCGTTTGCCACGAAGGGCCTTGTGCTGAGCGGGTTGAACGCCGGCGGGAACGGCTTCAAGCGGAGTCATCTTTTGCCCGACCTGCTGAATCGTTTGCTTGATGTCGCGAGCATTTCGCAAGATGCTTTGCAGCCTAGCAACGACTTCAGGTGAATGGCCGATGTAGCCTTCCATCACGTTGACGGCATCGTTAAGGATAGCGTCGATCGGCATTGCAACCGCGCTGTGAATTGCATCGCAACTTTGTTGTGCCGTGTTTGCTTTTTGAGCAACCAATAGTTCAAGCGTGTTCAGCGCAAAGGCAACGTCACGCGCAAAGATTTCAAGAAACTGAAGGTCACTATCGCCAAACGCGTTCGGGTCAGGGCTTTCGACGTTGATTGTTCCGAGCACTTGATCATGCAGGATCAACGGTGCTGTGATTGAACTGCGGGAACTGATCATGCCGGGAATGAACAACGGATCATTTTCGACGTCATGGCAAACATAGCTGCGGCCGCTAGCCGCAACGTAACCCGTTACCCCGTTGCCTTGCGGGTGAGCGTAGAGTTGTCGATCGGCGGCGTCTTGATCAATCCCAACACTAAGCAGCGGGACTAGGTTGCCGGTGGCATGCTCAAGCAAGCGGATTTCAATGACTTCGAAATTAAGCAAATCGCTTAGGTAATGACGGATGTTCTCTTTCAGCAGGTCGATCCGTTCGTCGACCTCCATCATGAAGATCTCATTGGGCCGCAAGTCAGCGAGTTCACGTCCGGCTTGATGGATGGCGGCGAGTTTTTGCTGCTGCAAAATTTCTTCGGTGATGTCGTTGATTGTGACAATCAACCGAAGCTCTTGTCCGGGTTGAATCAGCGGTGCAGCATGAACTTGGAAGTAACGGTTGTCGGCCGTGTGCAGCGTGCTGTTGCTTTCCTCGCTGGTTGCAAGAGCGGTATGGAATGGGCAGAAGTCCGGTCCCATGATTTCCGGGTTCGAGAGCACCTCGTAAAAGTTCATGCCCGCGAGCGGTTCTTCGCGGTTGGCCCAGGTTTCGAGTCGGCGGTTGGCCCACAGCACACGTATATCGGCGTCTAGCAGAGCGACACCTTCGGGCATGTCTCGCAACATGAACCCACTTTGGACAATCCCTCGCAGCTCGCTTAATTGAGGGAACTGGTCCCTTGCGATCCAAACCCCGTCTATCGAGGGTTCATTGAGTTGGTGAACAACGGCGATCGAAGTATCGACCACAATCACATTGTCTAGCTCGACGTCGGCCGGGAGTGTCCCCGGGTCCCCAACGCAAATGAGTTTGCGTGGTTGGCTCGTTGCCTGCGTTGCGTTTGGAGATTTACTCACCAACCCATTGCTCCGTCCGCTTTCAGTCGGAACTTCAACATTGCTGCATCGGTGCGAGGGAACAGTTGGGTTCCAGTCGGCGGATGAGCGTTGAAGGAGGAATGCAAAATTTTGACGAAAAATGTTTTCGAGTTATTCGACTTCGGCATGATAGGCCCACTGAATCCATTTGTCATAGGCGCAAAAGCCAGATTGGTGGGGAAGGCGTCACATTTACCGCTAACAACACTGTGAAGGACACCGTGGGCTGAGTGAAAAGTAGAGTTGCCTTTGACGACCAGCTTTCTACTATTTCGCTCGCCTGTTTTAGGGTTGAGGTCACGCACCCCGGATGGTGTCGTCGTTTCTATTGCTTGCACGAAATGTCTATTGCTTACACGAAATGCAAAGGCGTGATGCGAGTGGTATGACCAAGTGGCATGACCGAGTGGACCCACGAATTCTTGGGGGGCCAATTCGACCAACATTGGGTGTCGTGTTGAGCGTTCGGTAAACCGACGTGTCTTGCAAGTTCCTAATCAAAAACAGCGGAAAATGGCGTGTTAATTTGCCCTTTTTCCCTAGCTTTCGGAATGGCAGTAGTTGACTTAGGCGGGTCAAACCCTAAAACTGACCGGCTGTTGGGCATCCCGCCCATTTTACGCAGCCGTTAAAGACTTCCTCGTATTTCTTCTGTGGCCTCACAGGCTGTGAGTTGTTTTCGGAGGGTTCCTTAGATGAGAGCACAAGTGTTAAAGACAGTATTCGGATTATGCGTGGCGTTAATATTCGCCGCCAACGTTGAAGCAGGATGTGGATCATGTGGAGGCTGCGACAGTGGCTCGGCATGCATTAGTGGTGGCGGAGTCGCCATGGGCAGTGGTAGCGGCGGCGTTGCTTGCGGCGACAGCGGCGCAAGCCTTGGAAACGGTGGTGGGGCATGTGGCTCAACCGTTTCTTATCAAACTCAGACCGTTATGCGGTCGCAAATGGTGACTGAGACCCGTATGGTCCCAACCACTACTTACCAGCAACAAACTCAAACTCGCATGAAGAATGTGACGAAGCAAGTTGCTCGCGTAGAAACCAAGGAACAAACTTACACCGTTAACGTTCCCCAAACGCAAACGCGTACGGAATCTTACACGGTCCAAGTGGCTGTTCCTTACACCGAGGAAGAAGAGTACACGGTCTCAGTTCCTGTCACGACGGAAGTCGAACAGAGCTATCAAGTAAGCGTTCCTTACACCGAAACAGTCGAGCAACAGTACACCGTTCAAGTTCCAAAGACCGAGCAACGTACCGAAACTTACACCGTTACGGTTCCTTACACCGAAGCCGAAACTTACACCGTTACGGTTCCTTACACCGAGCAAGTTGAACAATCCTACCAAGTGCAGGTTCCTGTTCAGAAGACTCGTGAAGAAACCTACCAAGTAAGCGTTCCTTACACCGAAAACGTTGAGCAAACCTATCAGGTTCAAGTTCCCGTTCAACAAGTTCGCACGGAAACTTACCAAGTAAGCGTTCCTTACACCGAAGAAGTTGAGCAAACCTACACCGTTCAGGTTCCAGTGACTTCAACTCGTACCGAATCGTATCAAGTAAGCGTTCCTTACACCGAAACGATCACCCAAAACTACACGGTTCAGGTTCCTTACACCGAAACCCTTCAGCAAACTTACATGGTCAACGTCCCTTACACCGAAACGGTTGAACAACCTTACTCGGTGACGGTTCCTTACACCGAGCAAGTTGCACAAAGCTACACCGTCAACGTACCGTACACTGAGCAAGTTGCTCAGAACTACACCGTTCGCGTTCCTGTTCAGCAAACCAAGACTGCTTACCGCACCGTCAGCACCTGCGTTCCTGTAACGTCGATGAAGACTGTCACCAAGCAAGTTGGTAGCTACGAGTGCCAAGCCGTTGTTAGCGGTGGCGGTGCTGGTGCGTCTGCTTCTTATGGTAGCGGAGCATGCGGTGGCGGTTCGTCCGCTGGTGGATGTGGTTGCTGCTGCTGTTGCCCAACCACGACCTGCGGAAGCGGTTGTGGAGATGGTTGTGGCGGATCGGGTGCTGCAGGTGCAGGTTCGGGCTGTGGCCCAACGGTAAGCTACAAGCAAGTTTACGTTCCTCAAACTGTCACTGAACAAGTCCCAACGACGACTTACCAGCGTCAGACCAGCAAAGTGCCTTACACGTACAACGTGACCAGCTACACGACGCAAACTCAAACGCGAATGGTTCCTGTAACCCGTACTCGCACCGAGACTCGTCAACGTATGGTCAACGTAACCAAGTACCGCACCGAGCAACGTACGCGAAGCGTTCAAGTTCGAAAGTGCCGTCAAGAAGCTCGTACTCGTGACTACACCGTCACCAAGTACCGCAGCGAAACGAAGACTCGTGAAGTACCCGTCACTCGTACTCGCACCGAAACTCGCACCCGCGAAGTTCCTGTGACCACGATGACGACCGAAACGAAGACTCGTATGGTCACCGTCACCAAGAGTCGTATGGAAGATCGCACCCGCGAAATTCCTTACACCACGATGACGACCGAAACTCGTACTCGTAGCGTTCCTGTGACCAAGACCCGTATGGAAACTCGTACTCGTACCGTTCCTTACACCGAGATGTCGACCGAAACTCGTACTCGTATGGTTTCGCAACAACGTACTCGTCAAGAAGAACGTACTCGTAACGTTACTAAGTACCGCACCGAATCGCGTGAGCGTACCGTTCCTTACACCACCATGGTGTCGGAAACTCGTACTCGCAGCGTTCCTGTGACCAAGACTCGCCTTGAAACTCGTACTCGTATGGTTCCACAAACCACGATGACGACCGAAACGCGTACCCGTACGGTCAACAAGACTCGTATGGAATCACAAGAGCGAACTCGCGACGTGTCTTACACCGTCAACGTTCCTGAAACTCGTACCCGTAGCTACAACGTCACTGTTTATGACACCGTCACCGAACAAGTGCCTGAGACCTACACCGTATGTGTTCCAGTAACCACGATGAAGGCTGTTCAAGTTCAAACTTGCCAACAAGTTCCTACCACCGTGACCGTTCCTGTCTACTCGGCACCAGCCGCTAGCAGCGAAGTGATCATGGATGGTGGTAGCTACAACAGCGGCATGATGAGCGAAGGCGTCATCATGGACGGCGGAGCAAGCTACAACAGTGGCGCAAGCTACGAGTCGGCTCCTGTTGTTGAATCAGCTCCTATGGCTACCGGTGCTGGTTGCACCACCTGCCAGTAAGCTGCAGCAATCAAATCTTGCTGTCGTCAAGGCAGCAACGAAATAACGAAAGCCCCGAGGATTTTGGTCCTCGGGGCTTTTTTTGTGCGCATCCCTAGCCCATCATCAATAGTGCAGTGACCCGCACTGCAACCCGTTCGTAATTCGCACTTTCACTTGCCACCCTTATCGCTCGTCTTCCAATGCAGCATGTTGATGTCAAAGTTCACGGTGCTATCGCCACCATCAAGTTGGACCGTACTCAAACCCGAAACGCGCTTAGCCAAGCCGCCATCGAAGATCTGAAGACAGCCTTTGGCGATGTCCATCAAGAAAAACGTGCGAAGGCGGTTGTGTTGACCGCTGCGGGTAGCGAGTTTTGCTCGGGGCTCGATATGAAAGTGATGAACGATATCGCGTCTCTACCGAACCACGAGTCGATGCCCGAGTGGTTCGAGTTGTGGACTGGCTTCGCCGAATTGATCGAGCAGATACTTCGTTTCCCCAAACCCGTCATCGCAGGCGTCGACGGATCTGCACTTGGTGCGGGCCTCGCGCTCGCATTGGCAGCCGATGTGATCGTTCCCTCCAAGACCGCTAGATTCGAGGCTACGGCGGTCAATCGAGGTTTGGTGGGAGGAATCACAACCGCGCTGTTGGCTTTTCGATTCGGGGCGGCTGTCGCAGCCCGCATGAGTCTCTCTGGCGAAGCGATTGATGCTGATGAAGCCTATCGGTTGGGGATGGTTGAGAAACCAGTCGATTCAACGCAGATTTGGGTGGCCGCGTCGAGTTTGGCGACTCGTTGTTCGCAGGGGCCTCGCGAAGCTATTCAGGCAACCAAACGAGTCCTGAACGAAGGAGTAGGAGAACTCATGCTGACGCATCTTGCAGCAGGTGCAGCAGACAGTGCGACAGCCTGCACTACCGAATCTGCGCTCGAAGGAATCCGTGCCTTTTGTCAGAAACGCGAGCCCGAATGGCCCTAGTGTCCAGTCAGGATTCAACTTCCTCGTCTACTTTTACTTGCTTGCTTTTATAGGACGGTTTTCATCACCATGGTTCAATTTACGACTTCATCGACACGTAATCGAGTTGTCGCTCGGGGTGTGATGGCTTTCTTCGCTGGAATGTGTTGCTTTGGCGGCGAGCTTCTAGCTCAAACGCAGTGGAAGGATGTTCCGCTCGTTCGCACGATCGACACGGTTAGTCCTTGGACCGGAATGGTGTTATGGAGCGAAAGCGATCATGCCCA from Rubripirellula amarantea encodes:
- a CDS encoding response regulator, giving the protein MHRILIADDNEANRELLEAYLSNVDCETEISVDGVDTLEKVAKFKPDLVLLDVMMPKLSGFEVCKQLKDDPATKRVMVLMVTALSELGDIERAVQAGTDDFLSKPVNKIELLKRVDNMLKLKGTEDELERLRRYIEEMEKPN
- a CDS encoding serine hydroxymethyltransferase; translated protein: MNPLQQQDPEIWDAIQAEAVRQQDGLEMIASENYTSLPIMQAVGSVLTNKYAEGYPGKRYYGGCEHVDVVETLAIERAKKLFGAEAANVQPHAGSQANTAVYLSCLEVGDSVLGLDLAQGGHLTHGMKLNISGRLYNFHSYGVDPKNHRLDFDQIVSLAREHKPKLIVAGASAYPREIPHDRFAEIAEEVGAKLMVDMAHYAGLVAAGIHNSPVPYADYVTTTTHKTLRGPRSGLILCKEEHLKLVNRNVFPGTQGGPLMHVVAGKAICFAEAMTAEYKVYGQSVVDNAKTLAETLMAGGLRLVSGGTDNHLMLVDVTAVGLGGKKAEEVLDACGITVNMNMIPFDERRPADPSGIRIGTPALTTRGMGTEEMKRVGNWIVKALSSPDDGALHETIREEIRVMCDAFPVPAGRVATAQPVA
- a CDS encoding enoyl-CoA hydratase/isomerase family protein, with protein sequence MQHVDVKVHGAIATIKLDRTQTRNALSQAAIEDLKTAFGDVHQEKRAKAVVLTAAGSEFCSGLDMKVMNDIASLPNHESMPEWFELWTGFAELIEQILRFPKPVIAGVDGSALGAGLALALAADVIVPSKTARFEATAVNRGLVGGITTALLAFRFGAAVAARMSLSGEAIDADEAYRLGMVEKPVDSTQIWVAASSLATRCSQGPREAIQATKRVLNEGVGELMLTHLAAGAADSATACTTESALEGIRAFCQKREPEWP
- a CDS encoding hybrid sensor histidine kinase/response regulator produces the protein MSKSPNATQATSQPRKLICVGDPGTLPADVELDNVIVVDTSIAVVHQLNEPSIDGVWIARDQFPQLSELRGIVQSGFMLRDMPEGVALLDADIRVLWANRRLETWANREEPLAGMNFYEVLSNPEIMGPDFCPFHTALATSEESNSTLHTADNRYFQVHAAPLIQPGQELRLIVTINDITEEILQQQKLAAIHQAGRELADLRPNEIFMMEVDERIDLLKENIRHYLSDLLNFEVIEIRLLEHATGNLVPLLSVGIDQDAADRQLYAHPQGNGVTGYVAASGRSYVCHDVENDPLFIPGMISSRSSITAPLILHDQVLGTINVESPDPNAFGDSDLQFLEIFARDVAFALNTLELLVAQKANTAQQSCDAIHSAVAMPIDAILNDAVNVMEGYIGHSPEVVARLQSILRNARDIKQTIQQVGQKMTPLEAVPAGVQPAQHKALRGKRILVVDADDQVREDAHRLLERYGCIVETAHRGEEAVLMVRGSSGVVNYDAIIADIRLPDFSGYQLMLRLGELMDHVPMILMTGFGYDPGHSIVKARQNGLHPKCVLFKPFRLDQLVDVVKTVLDVSEEAAKKTSNDSDDSESTNLTSQSEA